Proteins from a single region of Pongo pygmaeus isolate AG05252 chromosome 3, NHGRI_mPonPyg2-v2.0_pri, whole genome shotgun sequence:
- the FGFR3 gene encoding fibroblast growth factor receptor 3 isoform X4, translated as MGAPACALALCVAVAIVAGASSESLGTEQRVVGRAAEVPGPEPGQQEQLVFGSGDAVELSCPPPGGGPMGPTVWVKDGTGLVPSERVLVGPQRLQVLNASHEDSGAYSCRQRLTQRVLCHFSVRVTDAPSSGDDEDGEDEAEDTGVDTAGAPYWTRPERMDKKLLAVPAANTVRFRCPAAGNPTPSISWLKNGKEFRGEHRIGGIKLRHQQWSLVMESVVPSDRGNYTCVVENKFGSIRQTYTLDVLERSPHRPILQAGLPANQTAVLGSDVEFHCKVYSDAQPHIQWLKHVEVNGSKVGPDGTPYVTVLKSWISESVEADVRLRLANVSERDGGEYLCRATNFIGVAEKAFWLSVHGPRAAEEELVEADEAGSVYAGILSYGVGFFLFILVVAAVTLCRLRSPPKKGLGSPTVHKISRFPLKRQVSLESNASMSSNTPLVRIARLSSGEGPTLANVSELELPADPKWELSRARLTLGKPLGEGCFGQVVMAEAVGIDKDRAAKPVTVAVKMLKDDATDKDLSDLVSEMEMMKMIGKHKNIINLLGACTQGGPLYVLVEYAAKGNLREFLRARRPPGLDYSFDTCKPPEEQLTFKDLVSCAYQVARGMEYLASQKCIHRDLAARNVLVTEDNVMKIADFGLARDVHNLDYYKKTTNGRLPVKWMAPEALFDRVYTHQSDVWSFGVLLWEIFTLGGSPYPGIPVEELFKLLKEGHRMDKPANCTHDLYMIMRECWHAAPSQRPTFKQLVEDLDRVLTVTSTDEYLDLSAPFEQYSPGGQDTPSCSSSGDDSVFAHDLLPPAPPSSGGSRT; from the exons ATGGGCGCCCCTGCCTGCGCCCTCGCGCTCTGCGTGGCCGTGGCCATCGTGGCCGGCGCCTCCTCGGAGTCCTTGGGGACGGAGCAGCGCGTCGTGGGGCGAGCGGCAG AAGTCCCGGGCCCAGAGCCCGGCCAGCAGGAGCAGTTGGTCTTCGGCAGCGGGGATGCTGTGGAGCTGAGCTGTCCCCCGCCCGGGGGTGGTCCCATGGGGCCCACTGTCTGGGTCAAGGATGGCACAGGGCTGGTGCCCTCGGAGCGTGTCCTGGTGGGGCCCCAGCGGCTGCAGGTGCTGAATGCCTCCCACGAGGACTCCGGGGCCTACAGCTGCCGGCAGCGGCTCACGCAGCGCGTACTGTGCCACTTCAGTGTGCGGGTGACAG ATGCTCCATCCTCAGGAGATGACGAAGACGGGGAGGACGAGGCTGAGGACACAGGTGTGGACACAG CAGGGGCCCCTTACTGGACTCGGCCCGAGCGGATGGACAAGAAGCTGCTGGCCGTGCCGGCCGCCAACACCGTCCGCTTCCGCTGCCCGGCCGCCGGCAACCCCACTCCCTCCATCTCCTGGCTGAAGAATGGCAAGGAGTTCCGCGGCGAGCACCGCATCGGAGGCATCAAG CTGCGGCACCAGCAGTGGAGCCTGGTCATGGAAAGCGTGGTGCCCTCAGACCGCGGCAACTACACCTGCGTAGTGGAGAACAAGTTTGGCAGCATCCGGCAGACATACACGCTGGATGTGCTGG AGCGCTCCCCGCACCGGCCCATCCTGCAGGCGGGGCTGCCGGCCAACCAGACGGCGGTGCTGGGCAGCGATGTGGAGTTCCACTGCAAGGTGTACAGTGACGCACAGCCCCACATCCAGTGGCTCAAGCACGTGGAGGTGAACGGCAGCAAGGTGGGCCCGGACGGCACACCCTACGTTACCGTGCTCAAG TCCTGGATCAGTGAGAGTGTGGAGGCCGACGTGCGCCTCCGCCTGGCCAATGTGTCGGAGCGGGACGGGGGCGAGTACCTCTGTCGAGCCACCAATTTCATAGGCGTGGCCGAGAAGGCCTTTTGGCTGAGCGTTCACGGGCCCCGAGCAG CTGAGGAGGAGCTGGTGGAGGCTGACGAGGCGGGCAGTGTGTATGCAGGCATCCTCAGCTACGGGGTGGGCTTCTTCTTGTTCATCCTGGTGGTGGCGGCTGTGACGCTCTGCCGCCTACGCAGCCCCCCCAAGAAAGGCCTGGGCTCCCCCACCGTGCACAAGATCTCCCGCTTCCCGCTCAAGCGACAG GTGTCCCTGGAGTCCAACGCGTCCATGAGCTCCAACACACCGCTGGTGCGCATCGCAAGGCTGTCCTCAGGGGAGGGCCCCACGCTGGCCAATGTCTCCGAGCTTGAGCTGCCTGCCGACCCCAAATGGGAGCTGTCTCGGGCCCG GCTGACCCTGGGCAAGCCCCTTGGGGAGGGCTGCTTCGGCCAGGTGGTCATGGCAGAGGCCGTCGGCATTGACAAGGACCGGGCCGCCAAGCCTGTCACCGTAGCCGTGAAGATGCTGAAAG ACGATGCCACTGACAAGGACCTGTCGGACCTGGTGTCTGAGATGGAGATGATGAAGATGATTGGCAAACACAAGAACATCATCAACCTGCTGGGCGCCTGCACGCAGGGCG GGCCCCTGTACGTGCTGGTGGAGTACGCGGCTAAGGGTAACTTGCGGGAGTTCCTGCGGGCGCGGCGGCCCCCGGGCCTGGACTACTCCTTCGACACCTGCAAGCCACCCGAGGAGCAGCTCACCTTCAAGGACCTGGTGTCCTGTGCCTACCAGGTGGCCCGGGGCATGGAGTACCTGGCCTCCCAGAAG tgCATCCACAGGGACCTGGCTGCCCGCAATGTGCTGGTGACCGAGGACAATGTGATGAAGATCGCAGACTTCGGGCTGGCCCGGGACGTGCACAACCTCGACTACTACAAGAAGACAACCAAC GGCCGGCTGCCCGTGAAGTGGATGGCGCCTGAGGCCTTGTTTGACCGAGTCTACACTCACCAGAGTGACGT CTGGTCCTTTGGGGTCCTGCTCTGGGAGATCTTCACGCTGGGGGGCTCCCCGTACCCCGGCATCCCTGTGGAGGAGCTCTTCAAGCTGCTGAAGGAGGGACACCGCATGGACAAGCCCGCCAACTGCACACACGACCt GTACATGATCATGCGGGAGTGCTGGCATGCTGCACCCTCCCAGAGGCCCACCTTCAAGCAGCTGGTGGAGGACCTGGACCGTGTCCTTACCGTGACATCCACCGAT GAGTACCTGGACCTGTCGGCGCCTTTCGAGCAGTACTCTCCTGGTGGCCAGGACACCCCCAGCTGCAGCTCCTCAGGGGATGACTCCGTGTTTGCCCACGACCTGCTGCCCCCGGCCCCACCCAGCAGTGGGGGCTCGCGGACGTGA
- the FGFR3 gene encoding fibroblast growth factor receptor 3 isoform X6: MGAPACALALCVAVAIVAGASSESLGTEQRVVGRAAEVPGPEPGQQEQLVFGSGDAVELSCPPPGGGPMGPTVWVKDGTGLVPSERVLVGPQRLQVLNASHEDSGAYSCRQRLTQRVLCHFSVRVTDAPSSGDDEDGEDEAEDTGVDTAGAPYWTRPERMDKKLLAVPAANTVRFRCPAAGNPTPSISWLKNGKEFRGEHRIGGIKLRHQQWSLVMESVVPSDRGNYTCVVENKFGSIRQTYTLDVLERSPHRPILQAGLPANQTAVLGSDVEFHCKVYSDAQPHIQWLKHVEVNGSKVGPDGTPYVTVLKTAGANTTDKELEVLSLHNVTFEDAGEYTCLAGNSIGFSHHSAWLVVLPAEEELVEADEAGSVYAGILSYGVGFFLFILVVAAVTLCRLRSPPKKGLGSPTVHKISRFPLKRQQVSLESNASMSSNTPLVRIARLSSGEGPTLANVSELELPADPKWELSRARLTLGKPLGEGCFGQVVMAEAVGIDKDRAAKPVTVAVKMLKDDATDKDLSDLVSEMEMMKMIGKHKNIINLLGACTQGGPLYVLVEYAAKGNLREFLRARRPPGLDYSFDTCKPPEEQLTFKDLVSCAYQVARGMEYLASQKCIHRDLAARNVLVTEDNVMKIADFGLARDVHNLDYYKKTTNGRLPVKWMAPEALFDRVYTHQSDVWSFGVLLWEIFTLGGSPYPGIPVEELFKLLKEGHRMDKPANCTHDLYMIMRECWHAAPSQRPTFKQLVEDLDRVLTVTSTDQEYLDLSAPFEQYSPGGQDTPSCSSSGDDSVFAHDLLPPAPPSSGGSRT; encoded by the exons ATGGGCGCCCCTGCCTGCGCCCTCGCGCTCTGCGTGGCCGTGGCCATCGTGGCCGGCGCCTCCTCGGAGTCCTTGGGGACGGAGCAGCGCGTCGTGGGGCGAGCGGCAG AAGTCCCGGGCCCAGAGCCCGGCCAGCAGGAGCAGTTGGTCTTCGGCAGCGGGGATGCTGTGGAGCTGAGCTGTCCCCCGCCCGGGGGTGGTCCCATGGGGCCCACTGTCTGGGTCAAGGATGGCACAGGGCTGGTGCCCTCGGAGCGTGTCCTGGTGGGGCCCCAGCGGCTGCAGGTGCTGAATGCCTCCCACGAGGACTCCGGGGCCTACAGCTGCCGGCAGCGGCTCACGCAGCGCGTACTGTGCCACTTCAGTGTGCGGGTGACAG ATGCTCCATCCTCAGGAGATGACGAAGACGGGGAGGACGAGGCTGAGGACACAGGTGTGGACACAG CAGGGGCCCCTTACTGGACTCGGCCCGAGCGGATGGACAAGAAGCTGCTGGCCGTGCCGGCCGCCAACACCGTCCGCTTCCGCTGCCCGGCCGCCGGCAACCCCACTCCCTCCATCTCCTGGCTGAAGAATGGCAAGGAGTTCCGCGGCGAGCACCGCATCGGAGGCATCAAG CTGCGGCACCAGCAGTGGAGCCTGGTCATGGAAAGCGTGGTGCCCTCAGACCGCGGCAACTACACCTGCGTAGTGGAGAACAAGTTTGGCAGCATCCGGCAGACATACACGCTGGATGTGCTGG AGCGCTCCCCGCACCGGCCCATCCTGCAGGCGGGGCTGCCGGCCAACCAGACGGCGGTGCTGGGCAGCGATGTGGAGTTCCACTGCAAGGTGTACAGTGACGCACAGCCCCACATCCAGTGGCTCAAGCACGTGGAGGTGAACGGCAGCAAGGTGGGCCCGGACGGCACACCCTACGTTACCGTGCTCAAG ACGGCGGGCGCTAACACCACCGACAAGGAGCTAGAGGTTCTGTCCTTGCACAACGTCACCTTTGAGGACGCCGGGGAGTACACCTGCCTGGCGGGCAATTCTATTGGGTTTTCTCATCACTCTGCGTGGCTGGTGGTGCTGCCAG CTGAGGAGGAGCTGGTGGAGGCTGACGAGGCGGGCAGTGTGTATGCAGGCATCCTCAGCTACGGGGTGGGCTTCTTCTTGTTCATCCTGGTGGTGGCGGCTGTGACGCTCTGCCGCCTACGCAGCCCCCCCAAGAAAGGCCTGGGCTCCCCCACCGTGCACAAGATCTCCCGCTTCCCGCTCAAGCGACAG CAGGTGTCCCTGGAGTCCAACGCGTCCATGAGCTCCAACACACCGCTGGTGCGCATCGCAAGGCTGTCCTCAGGGGAGGGCCCCACGCTGGCCAATGTCTCCGAGCTTGAGCTGCCTGCCGACCCCAAATGGGAGCTGTCTCGGGCCCG GCTGACCCTGGGCAAGCCCCTTGGGGAGGGCTGCTTCGGCCAGGTGGTCATGGCAGAGGCCGTCGGCATTGACAAGGACCGGGCCGCCAAGCCTGTCACCGTAGCCGTGAAGATGCTGAAAG ACGATGCCACTGACAAGGACCTGTCGGACCTGGTGTCTGAGATGGAGATGATGAAGATGATTGGCAAACACAAGAACATCATCAACCTGCTGGGCGCCTGCACGCAGGGCG GGCCCCTGTACGTGCTGGTGGAGTACGCGGCTAAGGGTAACTTGCGGGAGTTCCTGCGGGCGCGGCGGCCCCCGGGCCTGGACTACTCCTTCGACACCTGCAAGCCACCCGAGGAGCAGCTCACCTTCAAGGACCTGGTGTCCTGTGCCTACCAGGTGGCCCGGGGCATGGAGTACCTGGCCTCCCAGAAG tgCATCCACAGGGACCTGGCTGCCCGCAATGTGCTGGTGACCGAGGACAATGTGATGAAGATCGCAGACTTCGGGCTGGCCCGGGACGTGCACAACCTCGACTACTACAAGAAGACAACCAAC GGCCGGCTGCCCGTGAAGTGGATGGCGCCTGAGGCCTTGTTTGACCGAGTCTACACTCACCAGAGTGACGT CTGGTCCTTTGGGGTCCTGCTCTGGGAGATCTTCACGCTGGGGGGCTCCCCGTACCCCGGCATCCCTGTGGAGGAGCTCTTCAAGCTGCTGAAGGAGGGACACCGCATGGACAAGCCCGCCAACTGCACACACGACCt GTACATGATCATGCGGGAGTGCTGGCATGCTGCACCCTCCCAGAGGCCCACCTTCAAGCAGCTGGTGGAGGACCTGGACCGTGTCCTTACCGTGACATCCACCGAT CAGGAGTACCTGGACCTGTCGGCGCCTTTCGAGCAGTACTCTCCTGGTGGCCAGGACACCCCCAGCTGCAGCTCCTCAGGGGATGACTCCGTGTTTGCCCACGACCTGCTGCCCCCGGCCCCACCCAGCAGTGGGGGCTCGCGGACGTGA
- the FGFR3 gene encoding fibroblast growth factor receptor 3 isoform X9: MGAPACALALCVAVAIVAGASSESLGTEQRVVGRAAEVPGPEPGQQEQLVFGSGDAVELSCPPPGGGPMGPTVWVKDGTGLVPSERVLVGPQRLQVLNASHEDSGAYSCRQRLTQRVLCHFSVRVTDAPSSGDDEDGEDEAEDTGVDTAGAPYWTRPERMDKKLLAVPAANTVRFRCPAAGNPTPSISWLKNGKEFRGEHRIGGIKLRHQQWSLVMESVVPSDRGNYTCVVENKFGSIRQTYTLDVLERSPHRPILQAGLPANQTAVLGSDVEFHCKVYSDAQPHIQWLKHVEVNGSKVGPDGTPYVTVLKTAGANTTDKELEVLSLHNVTFEDAGEYTCLAGNSIGFSHHSAWLVVLPAEEELVEADEAGSVYAGILSYGVGFFLFILVVAAVTLCRLRSPPKKGLGSPTVHKISRFPLKRQVSLESNASMSSNTPLVRIARLSSGEGPTLANVSELELPADPKWELSRARLTLGKPLGEGCFGQVVMAEAVGIDKDRAAKPVTVAVKMLKDDATDKDLSDLVSEMEMMKMIGKHKNIINLLGACTQGGPLYVLVEYAAKGNLREFLRARRPPGLDYSFDTCKPPEEQLTFKDLVSCAYQVARGMEYLASQKCIHRDLAARNVLVTEDNVMKIADFGLARDVHNLDYYKKTTNGRLPVKWMAPEALFDRVYTHQSDVWSFGVLLWEIFTLGGSPYPGIPVEELFKLLKEGHRMDKPANCTHDLYMIMRECWHAAPSQRPTFKQLVEDLDRVLTVTSTDEYLDLSAPFEQYSPGGQDTPSCSSSGDDSVFAHDLLPPAPPSSGGSRT; encoded by the exons ATGGGCGCCCCTGCCTGCGCCCTCGCGCTCTGCGTGGCCGTGGCCATCGTGGCCGGCGCCTCCTCGGAGTCCTTGGGGACGGAGCAGCGCGTCGTGGGGCGAGCGGCAG AAGTCCCGGGCCCAGAGCCCGGCCAGCAGGAGCAGTTGGTCTTCGGCAGCGGGGATGCTGTGGAGCTGAGCTGTCCCCCGCCCGGGGGTGGTCCCATGGGGCCCACTGTCTGGGTCAAGGATGGCACAGGGCTGGTGCCCTCGGAGCGTGTCCTGGTGGGGCCCCAGCGGCTGCAGGTGCTGAATGCCTCCCACGAGGACTCCGGGGCCTACAGCTGCCGGCAGCGGCTCACGCAGCGCGTACTGTGCCACTTCAGTGTGCGGGTGACAG ATGCTCCATCCTCAGGAGATGACGAAGACGGGGAGGACGAGGCTGAGGACACAGGTGTGGACACAG CAGGGGCCCCTTACTGGACTCGGCCCGAGCGGATGGACAAGAAGCTGCTGGCCGTGCCGGCCGCCAACACCGTCCGCTTCCGCTGCCCGGCCGCCGGCAACCCCACTCCCTCCATCTCCTGGCTGAAGAATGGCAAGGAGTTCCGCGGCGAGCACCGCATCGGAGGCATCAAG CTGCGGCACCAGCAGTGGAGCCTGGTCATGGAAAGCGTGGTGCCCTCAGACCGCGGCAACTACACCTGCGTAGTGGAGAACAAGTTTGGCAGCATCCGGCAGACATACACGCTGGATGTGCTGG AGCGCTCCCCGCACCGGCCCATCCTGCAGGCGGGGCTGCCGGCCAACCAGACGGCGGTGCTGGGCAGCGATGTGGAGTTCCACTGCAAGGTGTACAGTGACGCACAGCCCCACATCCAGTGGCTCAAGCACGTGGAGGTGAACGGCAGCAAGGTGGGCCCGGACGGCACACCCTACGTTACCGTGCTCAAG ACGGCGGGCGCTAACACCACCGACAAGGAGCTAGAGGTTCTGTCCTTGCACAACGTCACCTTTGAGGACGCCGGGGAGTACACCTGCCTGGCGGGCAATTCTATTGGGTTTTCTCATCACTCTGCGTGGCTGGTGGTGCTGCCAG CTGAGGAGGAGCTGGTGGAGGCTGACGAGGCGGGCAGTGTGTATGCAGGCATCCTCAGCTACGGGGTGGGCTTCTTCTTGTTCATCCTGGTGGTGGCGGCTGTGACGCTCTGCCGCCTACGCAGCCCCCCCAAGAAAGGCCTGGGCTCCCCCACCGTGCACAAGATCTCCCGCTTCCCGCTCAAGCGACAG GTGTCCCTGGAGTCCAACGCGTCCATGAGCTCCAACACACCGCTGGTGCGCATCGCAAGGCTGTCCTCAGGGGAGGGCCCCACGCTGGCCAATGTCTCCGAGCTTGAGCTGCCTGCCGACCCCAAATGGGAGCTGTCTCGGGCCCG GCTGACCCTGGGCAAGCCCCTTGGGGAGGGCTGCTTCGGCCAGGTGGTCATGGCAGAGGCCGTCGGCATTGACAAGGACCGGGCCGCCAAGCCTGTCACCGTAGCCGTGAAGATGCTGAAAG ACGATGCCACTGACAAGGACCTGTCGGACCTGGTGTCTGAGATGGAGATGATGAAGATGATTGGCAAACACAAGAACATCATCAACCTGCTGGGCGCCTGCACGCAGGGCG GGCCCCTGTACGTGCTGGTGGAGTACGCGGCTAAGGGTAACTTGCGGGAGTTCCTGCGGGCGCGGCGGCCCCCGGGCCTGGACTACTCCTTCGACACCTGCAAGCCACCCGAGGAGCAGCTCACCTTCAAGGACCTGGTGTCCTGTGCCTACCAGGTGGCCCGGGGCATGGAGTACCTGGCCTCCCAGAAG tgCATCCACAGGGACCTGGCTGCCCGCAATGTGCTGGTGACCGAGGACAATGTGATGAAGATCGCAGACTTCGGGCTGGCCCGGGACGTGCACAACCTCGACTACTACAAGAAGACAACCAAC GGCCGGCTGCCCGTGAAGTGGATGGCGCCTGAGGCCTTGTTTGACCGAGTCTACACTCACCAGAGTGACGT CTGGTCCTTTGGGGTCCTGCTCTGGGAGATCTTCACGCTGGGGGGCTCCCCGTACCCCGGCATCCCTGTGGAGGAGCTCTTCAAGCTGCTGAAGGAGGGACACCGCATGGACAAGCCCGCCAACTGCACACACGACCt GTACATGATCATGCGGGAGTGCTGGCATGCTGCACCCTCCCAGAGGCCCACCTTCAAGCAGCTGGTGGAGGACCTGGACCGTGTCCTTACCGTGACATCCACCGAT GAGTACCTGGACCTGTCGGCGCCTTTCGAGCAGTACTCTCCTGGTGGCCAGGACACCCCCAGCTGCAGCTCCTCAGGGGATGACTCCGTGTTTGCCCACGACCTGCTGCCCCCGGCCCCACCCAGCAGTGGGGGCTCGCGGACGTGA
- the FGFR3 gene encoding fibroblast growth factor receptor 3 isoform X3, with protein MGAPACALALCVAVAIVAGASSESLGTEQRVVGRAAEVPGPEPGQQEQLVFGSGDAVELSCPPPGGGPMGPTVWVKDGTGLVPSERVLVGPQRLQVLNASHEDSGAYSCRQRLTQRVLCHFSVRVTDAPSSGDDEDGEDEAEDTGVDTGAPYWTRPERMDKKLLAVPAANTVRFRCPAAGNPTPSISWLKNGKEFRGEHRIGGIKLRHQQWSLVMESVVPSDRGNYTCVVENKFGSIRQTYTLDVLERSPHRPILQAGLPANQTAVLGSDVEFHCKVYSDAQPHIQWLKHVEVNGSKVGPDGTPYVTVLKSWISESVEADVRLRLANVSERDGGEYLCRATNFIGVAEKAFWLSVHGPRAAEEELVEADEAGSVYAGILSYGVGFFLFILVVAAVTLCRLRSPPKKGLGSPTVHKISRFPLKRQQVSLESNASMSSNTPLVRIARLSSGEGPTLANVSELELPADPKWELSRARLTLGKPLGEGCFGQVVMAEAVGIDKDRAAKPVTVAVKMLKDDATDKDLSDLVSEMEMMKMIGKHKNIINLLGACTQGGPLYVLVEYAAKGNLREFLRARRPPGLDYSFDTCKPPEEQLTFKDLVSCAYQVARGMEYLASQKCIHRDLAARNVLVTEDNVMKIADFGLARDVHNLDYYKKTTNGRLPVKWMAPEALFDRVYTHQSDVWSFGVLLWEIFTLGGSPYPGIPVEELFKLLKEGHRMDKPANCTHDLYMIMRECWHAAPSQRPTFKQLVEDLDRVLTVTSTDQEYLDLSAPFEQYSPGGQDTPSCSSSGDDSVFAHDLLPPAPPSSGGSRT; from the exons ATGGGCGCCCCTGCCTGCGCCCTCGCGCTCTGCGTGGCCGTGGCCATCGTGGCCGGCGCCTCCTCGGAGTCCTTGGGGACGGAGCAGCGCGTCGTGGGGCGAGCGGCAG AAGTCCCGGGCCCAGAGCCCGGCCAGCAGGAGCAGTTGGTCTTCGGCAGCGGGGATGCTGTGGAGCTGAGCTGTCCCCCGCCCGGGGGTGGTCCCATGGGGCCCACTGTCTGGGTCAAGGATGGCACAGGGCTGGTGCCCTCGGAGCGTGTCCTGGTGGGGCCCCAGCGGCTGCAGGTGCTGAATGCCTCCCACGAGGACTCCGGGGCCTACAGCTGCCGGCAGCGGCTCACGCAGCGCGTACTGTGCCACTTCAGTGTGCGGGTGACAG ATGCTCCATCCTCAGGAGATGACGAAGACGGGGAGGACGAGGCTGAGGACACAGGTGTGGACACAG GGGCCCCTTACTGGACTCGGCCCGAGCGGATGGACAAGAAGCTGCTGGCCGTGCCGGCCGCCAACACCGTCCGCTTCCGCTGCCCGGCCGCCGGCAACCCCACTCCCTCCATCTCCTGGCTGAAGAATGGCAAGGAGTTCCGCGGCGAGCACCGCATCGGAGGCATCAAG CTGCGGCACCAGCAGTGGAGCCTGGTCATGGAAAGCGTGGTGCCCTCAGACCGCGGCAACTACACCTGCGTAGTGGAGAACAAGTTTGGCAGCATCCGGCAGACATACACGCTGGATGTGCTGG AGCGCTCCCCGCACCGGCCCATCCTGCAGGCGGGGCTGCCGGCCAACCAGACGGCGGTGCTGGGCAGCGATGTGGAGTTCCACTGCAAGGTGTACAGTGACGCACAGCCCCACATCCAGTGGCTCAAGCACGTGGAGGTGAACGGCAGCAAGGTGGGCCCGGACGGCACACCCTACGTTACCGTGCTCAAG TCCTGGATCAGTGAGAGTGTGGAGGCCGACGTGCGCCTCCGCCTGGCCAATGTGTCGGAGCGGGACGGGGGCGAGTACCTCTGTCGAGCCACCAATTTCATAGGCGTGGCCGAGAAGGCCTTTTGGCTGAGCGTTCACGGGCCCCGAGCAG CTGAGGAGGAGCTGGTGGAGGCTGACGAGGCGGGCAGTGTGTATGCAGGCATCCTCAGCTACGGGGTGGGCTTCTTCTTGTTCATCCTGGTGGTGGCGGCTGTGACGCTCTGCCGCCTACGCAGCCCCCCCAAGAAAGGCCTGGGCTCCCCCACCGTGCACAAGATCTCCCGCTTCCCGCTCAAGCGACAG CAGGTGTCCCTGGAGTCCAACGCGTCCATGAGCTCCAACACACCGCTGGTGCGCATCGCAAGGCTGTCCTCAGGGGAGGGCCCCACGCTGGCCAATGTCTCCGAGCTTGAGCTGCCTGCCGACCCCAAATGGGAGCTGTCTCGGGCCCG GCTGACCCTGGGCAAGCCCCTTGGGGAGGGCTGCTTCGGCCAGGTGGTCATGGCAGAGGCCGTCGGCATTGACAAGGACCGGGCCGCCAAGCCTGTCACCGTAGCCGTGAAGATGCTGAAAG ACGATGCCACTGACAAGGACCTGTCGGACCTGGTGTCTGAGATGGAGATGATGAAGATGATTGGCAAACACAAGAACATCATCAACCTGCTGGGCGCCTGCACGCAGGGCG GGCCCCTGTACGTGCTGGTGGAGTACGCGGCTAAGGGTAACTTGCGGGAGTTCCTGCGGGCGCGGCGGCCCCCGGGCCTGGACTACTCCTTCGACACCTGCAAGCCACCCGAGGAGCAGCTCACCTTCAAGGACCTGGTGTCCTGTGCCTACCAGGTGGCCCGGGGCATGGAGTACCTGGCCTCCCAGAAG tgCATCCACAGGGACCTGGCTGCCCGCAATGTGCTGGTGACCGAGGACAATGTGATGAAGATCGCAGACTTCGGGCTGGCCCGGGACGTGCACAACCTCGACTACTACAAGAAGACAACCAAC GGCCGGCTGCCCGTGAAGTGGATGGCGCCTGAGGCCTTGTTTGACCGAGTCTACACTCACCAGAGTGACGT CTGGTCCTTTGGGGTCCTGCTCTGGGAGATCTTCACGCTGGGGGGCTCCCCGTACCCCGGCATCCCTGTGGAGGAGCTCTTCAAGCTGCTGAAGGAGGGACACCGCATGGACAAGCCCGCCAACTGCACACACGACCt GTACATGATCATGCGGGAGTGCTGGCATGCTGCACCCTCCCAGAGGCCCACCTTCAAGCAGCTGGTGGAGGACCTGGACCGTGTCCTTACCGTGACATCCACCGAT CAGGAGTACCTGGACCTGTCGGCGCCTTTCGAGCAGTACTCTCCTGGTGGCCAGGACACCCCCAGCTGCAGCTCCTCAGGGGATGACTCCGTGTTTGCCCACGACCTGCTGCCCCCGGCCCCACCCAGCAGTGGGGGCTCGCGGACGTGA